The following coding sequences lie in one Aquabacterium olei genomic window:
- a CDS encoding glycosyltransferase: MKTAFVSPFTNHTNDYINRVKTIVAACGYDVQPLSFRTLLSRRVLGLFQRDNVVLLHWLEARAFSEGHAGASIRWAGLAQFAVYALVLSLMRARLVYFVHDHAVHDLSGWRRGFSVWLIRLLSRLADVRVVHDPSFADRYRADYLPHPLYRDGSLDELLVRGLTAPGPMRAGILGAVRPYKRIERIIDLWPVGPELAIRGRADPAYEALLRSHMARRDPAPDIRLSTGFMSREDFAAALARLDVLILPHADESALVSGAFFEAIGAVPIVIARTSPFIRWVQGQFEGVLSFDTDEEFVAAVQQAQALQARMAERLPVSARRAEELFGLGTCVARYKQAIERP; the protein is encoded by the coding sequence ATGAAAACCGCCTTCGTGTCGCCCTTCACCAACCACACGAACGACTACATCAACCGGGTGAAGACCATTGTGGCGGCCTGCGGTTACGACGTGCAGCCGCTGTCGTTTCGCACGTTGTTGTCACGCAGGGTTCTGGGCTTGTTCCAGCGTGACAACGTGGTGCTGCTGCACTGGCTCGAGGCGCGGGCTTTTTCCGAAGGCCATGCCGGGGCGAGTATCCGCTGGGCGGGACTCGCGCAGTTCGCGGTGTACGCCCTGGTGCTGAGCCTGATGCGGGCGCGTCTGGTGTATTTCGTGCACGACCATGCGGTGCATGACCTGAGTGGGTGGCGCCGCGGCTTTTCTGTATGGCTGATTCGCTTGCTGAGCCGGCTGGCCGATGTGCGCGTGGTGCACGATCCGAGCTTTGCCGACCGATACCGTGCCGATTACCTCCCGCACCCGCTGTATCGAGATGGCTCACTCGATGAGCTTCTCGTCAGAGGGCTAACCGCGCCGGGGCCCATGCGCGCCGGCATCCTGGGTGCCGTGAGGCCCTACAAGCGCATCGAGCGCATCATCGACCTGTGGCCGGTGGGGCCGGAACTCGCCATCCGAGGGCGTGCCGACCCGGCTTACGAAGCGCTGTTGCGAAGCCACATGGCACGCCGTGATCCCGCACCGGATATCCGGCTCTCCACGGGCTTCATGAGCCGTGAGGACTTTGCGGCCGCCCTGGCCCGCCTGGATGTCCTCATCTTGCCGCATGCCGACGAGTCGGCGCTCGTCAGTGGTGCCTTCTTCGAGGCGATCGGGGCGGTGCCCATTGTCATTGCACGCACCAGCCCGTTCATCCGCTGGGTACAGGGACAATTCGAGGGGGTGCTGTCGTTCGACACGGACGAGGAGTTCGTGGCGGCGGTGCAGCAGGCGCAGGCACTGCAGGCGCGCATGGCCGAGCGTCTGCCGGTCAGCGCACGTCGTGCGGAAGAGTTATTCGGGCTTGGAACTTGCGTTGCCCGCTACAAGCAGGCGATCGAACGCCCGTGA
- the xrtB gene encoding exosortase B — protein sequence MNAPPLTHTPWRADPRAVRWAPALAGLALLIMYLPTYRALDQFVWGLVGQGHGPVMLALVLWLAWQRYPKLATLEGPPATLAGSLLLLLGGLIYVVGRSQDVLFLDAISQIPVLMGVLLLLWGWQGLKTMWFPLFFMLFLVPVPGSIVDVVTAPLKMGVSYVAEHILYALGYPIGRMGVTLHIGPYQLFVADACAGLNSIFALEAIGVFYMSVVQHTSRLRNILLAALIIPISFASNVLRVMALVLITYYFGDEVGQGFVHDFAGILLFLVATCLTIGTDSVLGLFFGRDKSREPT from the coding sequence ATGAACGCACCGCCTCTGACCCATACCCCCTGGCGCGCCGATCCACGCGCCGTGCGGTGGGCCCCCGCGCTGGCCGGGCTGGCCCTTCTCATCATGTACCTGCCCACCTACCGGGCACTGGACCAATTCGTATGGGGCCTGGTCGGCCAAGGCCATGGCCCCGTGATGCTCGCCCTGGTGCTGTGGCTGGCCTGGCAACGCTATCCGAAGCTCGCCACACTGGAAGGCCCACCAGCCACCCTCGCTGGCAGCTTGCTGCTGCTGCTGGGTGGCCTGATCTACGTGGTGGGCCGCTCGCAGGACGTCCTCTTTCTCGATGCCATCTCGCAGATCCCGGTCCTGATGGGCGTGCTGCTCCTGCTATGGGGCTGGCAGGGCCTGAAGACGATGTGGTTCCCGCTCTTCTTCATGCTGTTCCTGGTGCCCGTGCCGGGCTCGATCGTCGACGTGGTCACCGCCCCGCTGAAGATGGGCGTGTCGTACGTGGCAGAGCACATCCTGTATGCCCTGGGTTACCCCATCGGACGCATGGGCGTCACGCTGCACATCGGCCCCTATCAGCTGTTCGTGGCCGACGCCTGCGCTGGCCTGAACTCCATCTTCGCGCTGGAGGCGATCGGCGTGTTCTACATGAGCGTCGTCCAGCACACCAGCCGCCTGCGCAACATCCTGCTGGCCGCGCTGATCATCCCGATCTCGTTCGCCTCCAACGTGCTGCGGGTCATGGCACTGGTGCTCATCACCTACTACTTCGGGGATGAAGTGGGGCAGGGCTTTGTCCATGACTTTGCCGGCATCCTCCTGTTCCTCGTGGCCACCTGCCTGACCATCGGCACCGACTCGGTACTCGGGTTGTTCTTCGGTCGCGACAAGTCCCGGGAGCCCACATGA
- a CDS encoding exosortase C-terminal domain/associated protein EpsI, producing the protein MTSWTRSTVVATTLLLFALAAVLIRPDINSSAPDPHLEASVPQSFGSWKMLPNPLQQISVATQGATSTDQPYDEVVSRTYVNPQGDMVMLALAYGKNQRQEVKVHRPELCYPAQGFKVMSLQPVTFTGIADSASGKNVTGQRMVVNARSSAEVVSYWIRIGDTYSSSPWQVRWQIMKEGLQGRMTDGMLVRVSQRVSPGEDPAPHHALVESFARDLLAAVPPATRSYLVR; encoded by the coding sequence ATGACGAGCTGGACACGTTCAACGGTCGTCGCCACCACACTGCTGCTGTTTGCGCTGGCCGCGGTGCTGATCCGGCCGGACATCAACAGCAGCGCGCCCGACCCGCATCTGGAGGCCAGCGTGCCGCAGTCCTTCGGGTCGTGGAAGATGTTGCCGAACCCGCTGCAGCAGATCTCGGTGGCCACCCAGGGCGCCACCTCCACCGACCAGCCTTACGACGAGGTGGTGTCCCGCACCTACGTCAATCCGCAGGGCGACATGGTGATGCTGGCCCTTGCCTATGGCAAGAACCAGCGTCAGGAAGTGAAAGTGCACCGCCCGGAGCTGTGCTATCCGGCACAGGGCTTCAAGGTGATGTCACTCCAACCGGTCACTTTTACCGGCATTGCAGACAGCGCATCCGGTAAGAACGTCACCGGGCAACGCATGGTCGTCAACGCCCGAAGCAGCGCGGAGGTGGTGAGCTACTGGATCCGCATTGGCGACACCTACAGCAGCAGCCCCTGGCAGGTACGTTGGCAAATCATGAAGGAAGGTCTGCAGGGCCGCATGACGGATGGCATGCTGGTGCGGGTGTCGCAGCGGGTCAGTCCGGGCGAAGACCCGGCGCCCCATCATGCCCTGGTGGAGTCCTTTGCCCGAGACTTGCTTGCGGCGGTGCCGCCTGCCACGCGCAGTTACCTGGTCAGATGA
- a CDS encoding glycosyltransferase family 2 protein, whose protein sequence is MSLPRVSVVVCNHNYGHFIADAIQSALNQTLAAHEVIVVDDGSTDDSVAVASRFADRIRLITQPNGGQISAYNTGFAAASGDVVVFLDSDDRLCPEAIQVVSQAMADPAVARLQYRLGLIDASGTATGAVIPTLLADGDLADEVRSGRLFLASPGSGNAYRVAALRRIMPLPVSQEERHGADFFAGYGTALLGRVKALPTALAQYRVHKAGDETSLCFGNARATAPQTRILQMRYQRLAAWLTAALPGERLAHDVFPDFSLQKQDFANAVFSAPNYGAGLRAGLAQLPPMLHSIRLRHCALPMKLGLAAWGVLVWLLPRRLGMPLARHVCNPSSRRSAVN, encoded by the coding sequence ATGTCCTTGCCCCGCGTTTCGGTGGTCGTGTGCAATCACAACTACGGCCATTTCATAGCCGACGCCATCCAGTCCGCACTGAACCAGACGCTGGCTGCGCACGAGGTCATCGTGGTCGACGATGGCTCGACCGATGACTCGGTCGCGGTCGCCTCCCGCTTCGCGGACCGCATCCGGCTGATCACGCAACCGAATGGCGGGCAGATCTCGGCCTACAACACCGGCTTTGCTGCCGCCTCAGGCGACGTTGTGGTATTCCTGGATTCCGACGACCGCCTGTGCCCCGAGGCCATCCAGGTGGTGTCCCAAGCCATGGCAGACCCGGCGGTGGCCCGGCTTCAGTATCGGCTCGGGTTGATTGACGCCTCGGGCACCGCCACAGGTGCCGTGATTCCGACCCTGCTGGCCGACGGCGATCTGGCCGATGAAGTGCGAAGCGGTCGCCTCTTTCTGGCATCGCCCGGCAGTGGCAACGCCTACCGCGTCGCGGCGCTGCGCCGCATCATGCCGCTGCCCGTGAGCCAGGAGGAGCGACACGGCGCCGACTTCTTCGCGGGCTACGGCACGGCCCTGCTCGGGCGCGTGAAGGCACTGCCAACCGCGCTCGCCCAGTACCGCGTGCACAAGGCGGGCGATGAAACGAGTCTCTGCTTTGGCAACGCCCGCGCCACAGCCCCTCAGACGCGTATCCTGCAGATGCGCTACCAGCGGCTCGCAGCATGGCTGACTGCAGCGCTGCCCGGGGAACGCCTCGCACACGACGTCTTTCCCGACTTTTCGCTGCAGAAGCAGGATTTCGCCAATGCGGTGTTCTCGGCCCCGAACTACGGGGCGGGCTTGCGAGCCGGGCTTGCGCAGTTGCCGCCCATGTTGCACTCCATCCGACTGCGTCATTGCGCGCTGCCCATGAAGCTGGGGCTGGCGGCGTGGGGCGTGCTGGTCTGGCTGCTGCCCAGGCGACTGGGGATGCCTCTGGCGCGGCACGTCTGCAACCCGTCCAGCAGGCGGTCTGCCGTGAACTGA
- the rfbB gene encoding dTDP-glucose 4,6-dehydratase: MILITGGAGFIGGNFVHHWFERAAAQGLPAEPVVVFDKLTYAGNPATIATYLRSGQATLVHSDIADRDAVRQALATHRPRLIVHFAAESHVDRSIHGPGEFVHTNMVGTFSLLEEARAYWGGLDGEAKSAFRFLHVSTDEVYGSLSDTDAAFSETTPYAPNSPYSASKAGSDHLVRAYHHTYGFPTLTTNCSNNYGPYHFPEKLIPLMILNALDGKPLPVYGDGLNIRDWLFVRDHCEAICQVIEKGTCGETYNVGGINEIRNIDVVTTICRKLDVLRPRADGTKYESLITYVTDRPGHDRRYAIDPTKIQREIGWQPAETFESGIDKTVRWYLENTEWIDTVRSGAYRDWIAKNYSGRAV, translated from the coding sequence ATGATCCTGATCACTGGCGGCGCCGGCTTCATCGGCGGCAACTTCGTGCACCACTGGTTTGAACGCGCGGCGGCACAGGGCCTGCCGGCCGAGCCCGTGGTCGTGTTCGACAAGCTGACCTACGCGGGCAATCCGGCCACCATCGCCACCTACCTGCGATCGGGCCAGGCAACCCTGGTGCACTCCGACATTGCCGACCGCGATGCGGTCCGGCAGGCACTGGCCACGCACCGCCCCAGGCTGATCGTGCACTTTGCAGCCGAGAGCCACGTCGATCGCTCCATCCACGGCCCCGGCGAGTTCGTGCACACCAACATGGTGGGCACCTTCAGCCTGCTCGAGGAAGCCCGCGCTTACTGGGGCGGACTGGACGGCGAGGCCAAGTCCGCCTTCCGCTTCCTGCACGTGAGCACCGACGAGGTCTACGGCTCGCTCTCTGACACCGACGCCGCCTTCAGCGAAACGACGCCCTACGCACCCAACAGCCCGTACTCGGCCAGCAAGGCGGGCAGCGACCACCTGGTGCGGGCATACCACCACACCTACGGCTTCCCGACGCTGACCACCAACTGCAGCAACAACTACGGGCCCTACCACTTCCCCGAAAAGCTCATCCCGCTGATGATCCTCAACGCGCTGGATGGCAAGCCGCTGCCCGTGTACGGCGACGGCCTGAACATACGCGACTGGCTGTTCGTGCGCGACCACTGCGAGGCCATCTGCCAGGTCATCGAAAAAGGCACTTGCGGCGAGACCTACAACGTGGGCGGCATCAACGAGATCCGCAACATCGACGTGGTGACCACCATCTGCCGCAAGCTCGATGTGCTGCGCCCGCGTGCGGACGGCACGAAGTACGAAAGCCTGATCACCTACGTGACCGACCGCCCGGGCCACGACCGCCGCTACGCGATCGACCCCACCAAGATCCAGCGCGAGATCGGCTGGCAGCCGGCCGAAACCTTCGAATCGGGCATCGACAAGACGGTGCGCTGGTACCTTGAGAACACGGAGTGGATCGACACCGTGCGCTCGGGCGCCTACCGGGACTGGATCGCGAAGAACTACAGCGGCCGCGCCGTCTGA
- the rfbD gene encoding dTDP-4-dehydrorhamnose reductase → MHILLLGKGGQVGWELQRALAPLGQVTALDFDTPGPAAAPDLRADFSQPEQVAALVRAVRPDVIVNAAAHTAVDKAESEPDLARAINATTPGLVAQAADDLGALLVHYSTDYVFDGSGTAPRDERATTAPLSVYGRTKLEGEQVIQASGCRHLIFRTSWVYAARGGNFAKTMLRLAAERDQLKVIDDQIGAPTGADLLADVTAHAIRTVVAGRDDLLGLYHLVAAGETSWYDYARFVIEWARERGQPIRVAPDAIMPLPTGGYPTPAQRPLNSRLDTGKVRSAFGLTLPHWQQGVERMLTEILGR, encoded by the coding sequence ATGCACATTCTTCTGCTCGGCAAGGGCGGCCAGGTCGGCTGGGAGTTGCAGCGCGCGCTGGCGCCGCTCGGTCAGGTCACCGCCCTCGATTTCGACACACCAGGGCCCGCCGCGGCCCCCGATCTGCGTGCTGATTTCAGTCAGCCCGAGCAAGTGGCGGCCCTGGTGCGCGCCGTGCGACCCGACGTGATCGTGAACGCAGCGGCGCACACCGCGGTCGACAAGGCCGAGAGCGAGCCGGATCTGGCACGGGCCATCAACGCCACGACGCCGGGGCTCGTGGCCCAGGCGGCAGACGACCTCGGTGCGCTCCTCGTGCACTACAGCACCGACTACGTCTTCGACGGCAGCGGCACCGCGCCCCGCGACGAGCGCGCCACCACAGCGCCCCTGAGCGTCTACGGCCGCACCAAGCTCGAAGGCGAGCAGGTTATCCAGGCCAGCGGCTGCCGTCACCTCATCTTCCGCACCAGCTGGGTCTACGCTGCCCGCGGCGGCAACTTCGCCAAGACCATGCTGCGCCTCGCCGCCGAGCGCGACCAGCTCAAGGTGATCGATGACCAGATCGGCGCGCCCACCGGGGCCGACCTGCTGGCGGACGTCACCGCGCATGCCATTCGCACCGTGGTGGCGGGCCGTGACGACCTGCTCGGCCTGTATCACCTCGTGGCCGCCGGCGAAACCAGCTGGTACGACTACGCGCGCTTCGTCATCGAATGGGCCCGCGAGCGCGGCCAGCCGATCCGGGTGGCGCCCGACGCGATCATGCCGCTGCCCACCGGTGGCTACCCCACGCCCGCGCAGCGCCCGTTGAACTCACGACTCGACACCGGCAAGGTGCGTAGCGCCTTCGGCCTGACGCTGCCGCACTGGCAACAGGGCGTGGAACGCATGCTCACCGAAATCCTGGGGAGGTAA
- the rfbA gene encoding glucose-1-phosphate thymidylyltransferase RfbA, translating into MSKTRKGLILAGGSGTRLHPATLAISKQLLPVYDKPMIYYPLSTLMLGGIRDVLVISTPQDTPRFQALLGDGSQWGLNLQYCVQPSPDGLAQAFVLGRNFVDGAPSALVLGDNIYYGHDLQRQLLSANARTEGASVFAYHVQDPERYGVVEFDQAKRALSIEEKPKAPKSNYAVTGLYFYDEQVCDIATSIQPSSRGELEITDVNARYLEQNQLHVEIMGRGYAWLDTGTHDSLLEAGQFIATLEKRQGLKVACPEEIAYRSGWISAADLERMAQPMLKNGYGQYLLKVINDKVY; encoded by the coding sequence ATGAGCAAGACCCGCAAGGGCCTCATCCTGGCCGGCGGCTCGGGCACGCGCCTGCACCCGGCCACGCTGGCCATCAGCAAGCAGCTGCTGCCGGTGTACGACAAGCCGATGATCTATTACCCGCTCAGCACCCTGATGCTGGGCGGCATCCGCGACGTCCTGGTCATCAGCACGCCGCAAGACACCCCGCGCTTCCAGGCCCTGCTGGGCGACGGCAGCCAGTGGGGCCTGAACCTGCAGTACTGCGTGCAGCCCAGCCCCGATGGACTGGCCCAGGCCTTCGTCCTCGGCCGGAATTTCGTGGATGGCGCCCCCAGTGCCCTGGTGCTGGGCGACAACATCTACTACGGCCATGACCTTCAGCGCCAATTGCTGAGCGCCAATGCGCGCACGGAAGGCGCGAGCGTCTTTGCGTACCACGTGCAAGACCCGGAACGTTACGGGGTGGTCGAGTTCGACCAGGCCAAACGGGCCCTGAGCATCGAGGAAAAGCCGAAGGCGCCGAAGAGCAACTACGCCGTGACCGGCCTGTATTTCTACGATGAGCAGGTGTGCGACATCGCCACATCCATCCAGCCCAGCTCCCGTGGCGAACTGGAGATCACCGACGTCAACGCCCGCTATCTGGAGCAGAACCAGCTCCACGTCGAGATCATGGGCCGCGGCTATGCGTGGTTGGACACCGGCACACACGACAGCCTGCTCGAAGCCGGGCAGTTCATCGCCACGCTGGAGAAGCGCCAGGGCCTGAAGGTGGCCTGCCCCGAAGAGATCGCCTACCGGTCGGGCTGGATCTCTGCGGCCGACCTCGAGCGCATGGCCCAGCCGATGCTGAAGAACGGCTACGGGCAATACCTGCTCAAGGTCATCAACGACAAGGTCTACTGA
- the rfbC gene encoding dTDP-4-dehydrorhamnose 3,5-epimerase has product MKLIRTALPDVVIIEPAVYGDDRGWFMESFNEGRFEDELGKLGLPVPRRFVQDNHSCSRRGVLRGLHYQLAPRAQGKLVRVVQGAAFDVAVDIRKDSPTFGQWVGVELTADNQRQLWIPAGFAHGFVALEDNTHFLYKTTDTYSREHERSIRWDDPDIGVAWPLGGLTPVLAPKDAEAPLLSRADTF; this is encoded by the coding sequence ATGAAACTCATCCGCACCGCCCTCCCCGACGTCGTCATCATCGAGCCCGCCGTGTACGGCGACGACCGCGGGTGGTTCATGGAAAGCTTCAACGAAGGTCGTTTCGAAGACGAACTCGGCAAGCTCGGCCTGCCCGTCCCACGCCGTTTCGTGCAGGACAACCACTCCTGCAGCCGGCGCGGCGTGCTGCGCGGCCTGCACTACCAGCTGGCGCCCCGTGCGCAGGGCAAGCTGGTGCGCGTGGTGCAAGGCGCCGCGTTCGACGTGGCAGTCGACATCCGCAAGGACTCGCCCACGTTCGGCCAGTGGGTGGGCGTGGAGCTCACCGCCGACAACCAACGCCAGCTGTGGATCCCCGCGGGCTTCGCCCACGGCTTTGTCGCGCTGGAGGACAACACCCACTTCCTCTACAAGACGACGGACACCTACTCCAGGGAACACGAGCGCAGCATCCGCTGGGATGACCCGGACATCGGGGTGGCGTGGCCGCTGGGCGGCCTCACGCCAGTGCTGGCCCCGAAGGACGCAGAGGCCCCGTTGCTGAGCCGGGCCGACACGTTCTGA
- a CDS encoding lysylphosphatidylglycerol synthase transmembrane domain-containing protein, with product MNSNAAPPAPPHTNLMRKLAVYGLFAVFAVWCVTAFRKDIAQVDPSQLQAGWGAVLLAGGLSLVNYALRVWRWRLYMTRLGHSLPWRFVALTYMAGFAFTLSPGKIGEMVRARYYQPHGIGLPASGAAFFVERLLDLLAMMLLTAAALTELQAYQRFLWVALALVGGLLAMLMLLPWPRVAAHLDQRAAHRLLRPAQTIVHTLVRARALLSPGILLGGMALGLAAWALEAIGLKLVADVLSPEPLAMASAMGIYAVAIIVGALSFLPGGLGSTEFVMAGLLYAHGFTMPQAILLTLVCRLLTLWLAVVIGWYCVWVLRHTKQT from the coding sequence ATGAACTCCAATGCGGCCCCCCCCGCGCCACCCCACACCAACCTGATGCGCAAGCTGGCCGTCTACGGTCTGTTCGCCGTGTTCGCCGTGTGGTGTGTCACCGCCTTCCGCAAGGACATTGCCCAGGTCGACCCGAGCCAGTTGCAGGCCGGCTGGGGTGCGGTGCTGCTCGCGGGTGGGCTGTCGCTGGTGAACTACGCGCTGCGCGTGTGGCGCTGGCGCCTGTACATGACACGACTGGGCCACAGCCTGCCGTGGCGCTTCGTGGCCCTGACCTACATGGCCGGGTTCGCGTTCACGCTGTCGCCCGGCAAGATCGGCGAGATGGTCCGTGCACGCTATTACCAGCCGCATGGCATCGGCCTGCCGGCGTCCGGTGCGGCTTTCTTCGTCGAACGCCTGCTGGACCTGCTCGCCATGATGCTGCTGACGGCCGCCGCACTGACCGAACTGCAGGCCTACCAGCGCTTTCTGTGGGTGGCGCTCGCGCTGGTCGGCGGCCTGCTGGCCATGCTGATGCTGCTGCCGTGGCCCCGCGTGGCGGCCCACCTTGACCAACGTGCCGCGCACCGCCTGTTGCGCCCCGCCCAGACGATCGTGCACACGCTGGTGCGTGCCCGCGCGCTGCTGTCTCCCGGCATCCTGCTGGGCGGCATGGCCCTGGGTCTCGCGGCCTGGGCGCTGGAAGCCATCGGCCTGAAGCTGGTGGCCGACGTGCTGTCGCCCGAGCCCCTCGCCATGGCGTCCGCCATGGGCATCTACGCGGTGGCGATCATCGTCGGTGCGCTGTCCTTTCTGCCGGGCGGACTGGGCAGCACCGAGTTCGTGATGGCCGGGCTGCTGTATGCCCACGGCTTCACCATGCCCCAGGCGATCCTGCTGACCCTGGTGTGCCGACTCCTGACCCTGTGGCTGGCCGTCGTGATCGGCTGGTACTGCGTCTGGGTTCTTCGCCATACAAAACAGACATGA
- a CDS encoding UbiA family prenyltransferase, translated as MNQRDVPLCVDLDGTLIHSDLLLESFLLLVKRNPLYLLLVPFWLLGGKARLKREIASRVTLNGAALPYAAPFVEWLRTQKQLGRPIWLVTASDSRLAHAVAQHLGLFDGVLSSDGQTNLSGSNKAAELVKRFGEKRFDYCGNEAVDLKVWPHAHAAVVVHGGKALEARARAVTQVAATFAPQPTTFKVVTKALRVHQWAKNALIFVPLAAAHVLGDAARMLDGLTAFVAFSLCASSVYLLNDMLDLEADRAHHSKCRRPFAAGTLSLLFGLVAAPLLLLLAFGLALLLPAKFLGVLLAYYVVTLAYSFLLKRLVMIDVLTLAGLYTVRIVAGSAATDIPLSFWLLMFAIFIFLSLAIVKRFAELHAMRVQGKDKASGRGYQVNDIHLLQSLGTASGYLSILVLALYVNSPDIARLYSHPKLVWLLVPVMLYWISRIWMETYRGNMDDDPLVYALKDRTSLATGVAAAIVLWAAT; from the coding sequence ATGAATCAGAGAGACGTTCCGCTTTGCGTCGACCTCGACGGCACGCTCATTCACAGCGACCTGCTGCTCGAATCCTTCCTCCTGCTTGTCAAGCGCAACCCGCTGTACCTGCTGCTCGTGCCGTTCTGGCTGCTGGGCGGCAAGGCCCGACTCAAGCGCGAGATTGCGAGCCGCGTCACGCTCAACGGCGCGGCTCTGCCCTACGCCGCCCCCTTTGTCGAGTGGCTGCGCACGCAGAAGCAACTGGGCCGGCCGATCTGGCTCGTGACCGCCTCGGACAGCCGCCTGGCCCACGCCGTGGCCCAGCACCTTGGCCTGTTCGATGGCGTGCTGTCCAGCGACGGCCAGACCAACCTGTCGGGAAGCAACAAGGCCGCCGAACTGGTCAAGCGCTTTGGCGAAAAGCGCTTTGACTACTGTGGCAACGAGGCCGTCGACCTGAAGGTCTGGCCGCATGCCCACGCCGCGGTGGTGGTGCACGGCGGCAAGGCGCTGGAAGCACGTGCCCGCGCGGTCACCCAGGTGGCAGCCACCTTTGCCCCGCAGCCCACCACCTTCAAGGTGGTGACGAAAGCACTGCGCGTTCACCAGTGGGCCAAGAACGCACTGATCTTCGTGCCGCTGGCAGCCGCCCACGTGCTGGGCGATGCAGCCCGGATGCTGGACGGCCTGACGGCCTTCGTGGCCTTCAGCCTGTGCGCCTCGTCGGTGTACCTGCTCAACGACATGCTGGACCTGGAAGCGGACCGCGCGCACCACAGCAAGTGCCGCCGGCCGTTTGCGGCAGGCACCTTGAGCCTGCTGTTCGGGCTGGTGGCCGCGCCCCTGCTGCTGCTGCTGGCCTTCGGTCTGGCGCTGCTGCTGCCCGCGAAGTTCCTGGGCGTGCTGCTGGCCTACTACGTCGTCACGCTGGCCTATTCTTTCCTGCTGAAACGCCTGGTGATGATCGACGTGCTGACGCTGGCCGGGCTGTACACCGTGCGCATCGTGGCGGGCTCGGCGGCCACGGACATCCCGCTGTCGTTCTGGCTGCTGATGTTCGCGATCTTCATCTTCCTGAGCCTGGCCATCGTCAAACGCTTTGCCGAACTGCACGCCATGCGCGTGCAGGGCAAGGACAAGGCCTCCGGCCGTGGCTACCAGGTCAACGACATTCACCTGCTGCAGAGTCTGGGCACGGCCAGTGGCTACCTCAGCATCCTGGTGCTCGCCCTGTACGTGAACTCGCCCGACATCGCCAGGCTCTACAGCCATCCCAAGCTGGTGTGGCTGCTGGTGCCGGTGATGCTGTACTGGATCAGCCGCATCTGGATGGAGACCTACCGCGGCAACATGGACGACGACCCCCTGGTCTACGCGCTGAAGGACCGCACCAGCCTGGCCACCGGTGTGGCGGCGGCCATCGTGCTGTGGGCCGCCACCTGA